A single Ochrobactrum sp. BTU1 DNA region contains:
- a CDS encoding TIGR02186 family protein yields MRKLTLTAAILLGFASANATAQINSGGDGNSVPQLQNPSEETIEIGLSTETIAITSNFGGTDLTIFGALDNADPLIQRQGRYDIIVVLQGPSRDLVVRKKQRYLGVWINADSETFLGVPLSYSLASTRNLQDIADDRLYRQLSVGVRNFYLRPEDPASLSGNIPKFGDELRAMKMRQGLYSQRVGGVEFLSRTLFRATLNLSANVPVGRHRARALLFRNGVFLREANASLEIVKAGVEQSIYDAAHKYSFYYGLFAVFLAVFTGWAGRILFKKD; encoded by the coding sequence ATGAGGAAACTCACGCTCACAGCCGCAATTTTGCTTGGATTTGCTTCAGCAAACGCAACTGCACAAATTAACTCTGGCGGAGACGGAAATAGCGTTCCGCAGCTTCAAAACCCCTCAGAAGAAACCATCGAGATAGGCCTTTCGACCGAAACGATCGCGATAACCTCCAACTTCGGCGGCACAGACCTGACCATTTTCGGCGCGCTTGATAATGCTGATCCATTAATCCAACGACAGGGTCGCTACGACATTATTGTTGTCCTGCAGGGACCTTCGCGCGATTTGGTTGTTCGCAAGAAACAACGTTACCTCGGTGTCTGGATTAACGCAGATTCCGAAACCTTCCTCGGCGTGCCATTGTCTTATTCACTTGCTTCCACGCGCAATCTCCAAGACATCGCAGATGACAGGCTCTACCGCCAGTTGTCAGTTGGCGTACGTAATTTTTATCTCAGACCAGAAGACCCGGCGAGCCTTTCAGGCAACATTCCCAAGTTCGGCGACGAGTTGCGCGCGATGAAAATGCGCCAGGGGCTCTATAGCCAGCGTGTGGGCGGGGTTGAGTTTCTCTCCCGTACATTGTTTCGCGCAACGCTCAACCTCTCCGCAAATGTACCGGTCGGACGTCACCGGGCGCGGGCGCTTCTATTCCGGAACGGTGTTTTCCTGCGCGAAGCTAATGCAAGTCTTGAAATTGTGAAGGCTGGTGTCGAACAGAGCATCTACGATGCTGCCCATAAATACAGTTTTTACTACGGCTTGTTTGCGGTGTTCCTGGCAGTCTTCACGGGATGGGCGGGCCGTATTCTGTTTAAGAAAGATTAG
- a CDS encoding ligase-associated DNA damage response exonuclease has product MRFDELLRSTPKGLYCPPGDFYIDPVRPVDRALITHGHSDHARAGHGHVLATQQTLDIMAIRYGADFASSTQTADLGASVNVNGVKVSFHPAGHVLGSAQIAVEKDATRIVASGDYKRAIDPTCTPFELVACDVFITEATFALPVFRHPEAAHEIETLLKSLAQFPERAHLVGAYSLGKAQRVIKLIRDAGYDAPIYIHGGLQKLCNYYQTQGIELGKLEPATLERGEASPDFAGKIVVGPPSAFSDRWARRFPDPLPAFASGWMRIRQRAKQRGVELPLIISDHCDWDELTTTIGDIKPAEVWVTHGREEALVRWCELQNIPARPLHLVGYEDEGD; this is encoded by the coding sequence ATGCGTTTTGACGAGTTGCTGCGTTCCACACCCAAGGGTCTTTACTGTCCGCCCGGCGATTTTTACATTGATCCGGTGCGGCCTGTTGATCGCGCCCTAATCACGCACGGACATTCCGATCATGCACGTGCGGGACATGGTCATGTTCTTGCGACACAACAGACGCTCGACATCATGGCTATCCGCTATGGTGCAGATTTTGCGTCTAGTACACAAACTGCTGATTTAGGTGCATCCGTGAACGTAAACGGTGTCAAAGTTAGCTTTCACCCGGCAGGACATGTACTTGGTTCAGCGCAAATCGCTGTCGAAAAAGACGCCACGCGGATTGTCGCGTCCGGAGATTATAAACGCGCTATCGATCCAACCTGCACACCCTTTGAGCTTGTTGCTTGCGATGTCTTCATCACTGAAGCGACCTTTGCGCTTCCGGTATTTCGCCATCCCGAAGCGGCCCATGAAATCGAAACACTGCTGAAATCGCTTGCCCAATTTCCTGAACGTGCGCATCTGGTCGGAGCTTACTCACTTGGCAAAGCCCAGCGGGTGATCAAGCTCATTCGCGATGCGGGCTATGATGCGCCGATTTACATTCATGGTGGCCTGCAAAAACTCTGCAATTACTATCAGACCCAGGGCATCGAGCTTGGTAAGCTTGAACCTGCAACGCTTGAGCGTGGCGAAGCCTCGCCCGATTTTGCAGGAAAAATCGTGGTTGGTCCCCCCTCTGCTTTTTCGGACCGCTGGGCACGACGTTTTCCCGATCCATTGCCCGCCTTTGCGTCCGGTTGGATGCGTATCCGCCAGCGCGCAAAACAACGCGGTGTCGAGCTACCACTGATCATTTCCGATCACTGTGACTGGGACGAGCTGACAACAACCATAGGCGACATAAAACCTGCGGAAGTCTGGGTAACTCATGGCCGTGAAGAAGCGCTGGTGCGGTGGTGCGAGTTGCAAAACATTCCTGCCCGCCCGCTTCATCTTGTTGGCTACGAAGATGAGGGCGATTGA
- a CDS encoding sulfite exporter TauE/SafE family protein — MGIYLPIAELSVNMLVLLGMGAAVGFLSGLFGVGGGFLITPLLIFYNIPPAIAVATGANQVIASSVSGALAHFKRRTLDIKLGLFLVAGGIVGSLLGIFVFSWLRDLGQLDLIVSILYVFFLGTVGGLMLIESVRALRRVKKGQAGAIRRPGQHTWIHKLPFKMRFRASTIYVSIIPVLGIGFFIGLLSSVMGVGGGFIMVPALIYLLHVPTNVVVGTSLFQITFVTAFTTVMQATTNQSIDIVLAFLLMLGGVIGAQYGARAGRKLRGEQLRLLLALLVLAVGLRLAFGLFVRPDNLFSISIADI, encoded by the coding sequence TTGGGTATTTATCTTCCCATTGCGGAATTGTCGGTCAACATGCTGGTTCTTCTCGGCATGGGCGCTGCTGTTGGCTTTCTTTCGGGACTGTTTGGGGTTGGCGGCGGCTTCCTCATCACACCGCTCTTGATCTTTTATAACATCCCTCCGGCCATCGCTGTTGCCACTGGCGCCAATCAGGTTATCGCTTCTTCGGTCTCTGGCGCGCTGGCCCACTTCAAAAGACGAACGCTTGATATCAAGCTCGGATTGTTTCTGGTCGCTGGCGGCATCGTCGGATCGCTACTCGGTATCTTCGTATTCTCATGGCTGCGCGATCTGGGTCAGCTCGATCTTATTGTGTCGATCCTCTACGTCTTCTTTCTTGGCACGGTCGGAGGATTGATGCTCATCGAAAGCGTACGTGCTTTGCGCCGTGTGAAAAAGGGCCAGGCAGGTGCGATACGGCGTCCGGGCCAGCATACGTGGATACATAAGCTGCCATTTAAGATGCGGTTCCGCGCTTCAACCATCTATGTCAGCATCATTCCAGTGCTTGGCATTGGTTTCTTTATCGGCTTACTGTCATCGGTGATGGGTGTGGGTGGCGGGTTCATCATGGTGCCTGCGCTGATCTATCTGCTGCATGTGCCAACCAATGTCGTTGTCGGCACATCGCTTTTTCAGATCACTTTCGTGACTGCTTTTACCACGGTCATGCAGGCAACGACCAACCAATCCATCGATATCGTGCTTGCTTTCCTGCTGATGCTTGGTGGGGTAATCGGTGCACAATATGGTGCGCGCGCTGGACGGAAACTTCGTGGCGAACAGCTGCGACTATTGCTTGCTTTGCTGGTATTGGCGGTCGGCCTGCGCCTCGCTTTTGGCCTTTTCGTGCGACCAGACAATTTGTTCTCGATCTCCATTGCGGATATATGA
- a CDS encoding SEL1-like repeat protein, whose product MANNHQASGSRSIIDELNALRERHTPIAPKSISMNELHNTLAELEKRLGHIGNDAPRSRSPEPKAEKHITGLAEIAEHLRRLTDQQNQTERYDAPSSQPLATRFAEMREEQRAPRPENNTLRQIDSRLYEISRAVIAANRHPHSDQEGALRLERIEQRLSELTHQLDSSVAEQNADTLFRRLGELSQRIDALSEGSKLPDQAIDQLAQQINLLAHQVGKVMENVSQPDYHRIESRLSAIDQKLAAAEKHAHESNPAVVDKIDNRFKELTKRLDAQYASHYAEGGMLHAIEGRLDDISQQISLSLLQTPQTEEVAHAEREAIRGLENQIANIARQLNKPSAELAELKPRLDSIERSIAENRETVLDAAREAAETAVAHVLKHGSQNDTAIAAQLANDIKSLEALARNADERNGKTFEAVHETLVKVVDRLSNLEQQIETQPHLPQPAATKTKPFNNPFSAAPQSFPSASVEKVDKPASPEINAPVASEKLAKLTPKARQEPELSASLDSVQPDNDSVLDLNTIMKRVREERNLQDTAKTEISRKADLISVARRAAQQAAEESSKLEAQQESDTDRKKGAISSLFNRQRKPILLGMGAILLAIAGLQLGPRIYEEISQTELSAKTETPAIDKGTTASIAPAKTETPAPVMQPMPEVVVPETAISKPQQQSSLTAPQPAIEPHEETISDTAPAQEAEEPAIDVPDAAGPAPLREAAMTGDARALFEIGNRYMEGRGVNEDYAEAAKWYEQSARKDFAPALYRMGNMNEKGLGMPRDLNKAIDWYQKAAKQGNANAMHNLAVLFASGANGKPENTSAVRWFNEAAELGVKDSQYNLGILAAQGLGTPVNLEESYKWFALAAKSGDKDAADKRDQIGAALRPDQLERAKGSVELWKAKPIDEAANALTIPQNWSDSEPVAQAPVDMKKAVRNIQLILQKSGYDVGSADGVMGNKTRNAIAEIQKANGQEPTGEVNQQLVQLLLEKNK is encoded by the coding sequence ATGGCAAACAATCACCAGGCATCCGGTTCACGTTCTATCATCGATGAACTTAACGCCTTGCGCGAGCGGCATACACCTATCGCGCCTAAGTCGATCTCCATGAACGAATTGCACAACACTTTGGCGGAACTGGAAAAACGTCTCGGTCATATTGGAAACGATGCCCCTCGATCACGCTCGCCTGAGCCAAAGGCTGAAAAACACATCACTGGCCTTGCTGAGATTGCAGAGCATTTGCGTCGTCTGACAGATCAGCAGAACCAGACTGAACGATACGATGCCCCTTCCTCCCAGCCTCTCGCTACCCGTTTCGCTGAAATGCGCGAAGAGCAACGCGCGCCGCGGCCGGAAAACAATACATTGCGCCAGATCGACAGCCGTCTTTATGAGATAAGCCGGGCTGTAATCGCTGCCAATCGTCATCCGCATTCAGATCAAGAAGGAGCATTGCGCCTTGAGCGTATCGAACAACGCCTGAGCGAACTGACGCATCAACTGGACAGTTCGGTCGCAGAACAGAATGCGGACACACTGTTTCGCCGCCTTGGAGAACTCTCGCAGCGCATCGATGCACTGAGCGAGGGATCGAAGTTACCAGATCAGGCAATTGATCAGCTCGCACAGCAGATCAACCTTCTTGCCCATCAGGTCGGCAAAGTTATGGAGAATGTGAGCCAACCGGATTATCACCGCATTGAATCCCGTTTGTCCGCTATCGATCAGAAGCTGGCGGCAGCAGAAAAGCACGCGCATGAATCAAATCCTGCTGTTGTTGATAAAATCGACAATCGCTTCAAGGAATTGACCAAGCGGCTTGATGCGCAATACGCGAGCCATTACGCCGAAGGCGGTATGCTTCATGCGATTGAAGGTCGTCTTGACGACATCTCGCAGCAAATTTCGTTGAGCCTCCTTCAGACCCCACAGACTGAGGAGGTTGCGCATGCTGAGCGCGAGGCCATTCGTGGTCTGGAAAACCAGATTGCAAATATTGCGCGCCAGCTCAACAAGCCTTCAGCCGAATTGGCCGAATTGAAGCCGCGTCTGGATTCTATTGAGCGCTCCATTGCTGAGAATCGTGAAACCGTTCTTGATGCAGCACGCGAAGCGGCAGAAACAGCCGTTGCACATGTGCTCAAGCATGGTTCTCAGAATGACACGGCTATCGCCGCGCAACTTGCCAATGATATAAAATCACTCGAAGCGCTTGCCCGCAATGCCGATGAGCGTAACGGTAAGACTTTTGAAGCTGTCCATGAAACGCTGGTTAAAGTCGTTGATCGCCTCTCCAATCTGGAGCAACAGATCGAAACTCAACCCCATCTTCCTCAGCCAGCAGCGACCAAGACAAAGCCGTTTAATAATCCGTTTTCAGCGGCGCCACAGTCTTTCCCATCGGCGTCAGTAGAGAAGGTAGACAAGCCAGCCAGCCCGGAAATCAATGCGCCCGTGGCAAGCGAAAAGCTTGCAAAGCTTACGCCAAAAGCACGCCAGGAACCAGAACTCAGCGCTTCGCTTGACTCCGTGCAGCCCGACAATGACAGCGTGCTTGATCTGAACACGATTATGAAGCGTGTTCGTGAAGAGCGAAACCTGCAGGACACAGCCAAGACAGAAATCAGCCGAAAGGCGGATTTGATCAGCGTGGCTCGTCGTGCGGCTCAGCAAGCGGCCGAAGAATCCAGCAAACTTGAAGCACAGCAGGAAAGCGATACCGACAGAAAGAAGGGGGCGATCAGCAGTCTCTTCAACCGTCAGCGCAAGCCTATATTGCTGGGAATGGGCGCAATCCTGCTTGCCATCGCCGGCCTGCAGCTTGGCCCCAGAATCTATGAGGAAATCTCGCAGACAGAGTTATCGGCAAAGACTGAGACACCGGCAATCGACAAGGGCACAACAGCTTCAATCGCACCCGCAAAAACTGAGACACCGGCGCCTGTAATGCAACCAATGCCTGAAGTTGTGGTGCCTGAAACCGCAATTTCTAAGCCACAGCAGCAAAGCAGCCTGACGGCTCCGCAGCCTGCGATTGAGCCGCACGAAGAGACTATCTCCGATACCGCACCTGCACAGGAAGCAGAAGAACCAGCAATCGATGTGCCTGACGCCGCTGGCCCAGCCCCCTTGCGCGAAGCAGCAATGACGGGAGATGCCCGCGCATTGTTTGAAATCGGCAATCGGTACATGGAAGGTCGCGGCGTTAACGAAGACTATGCTGAAGCTGCAAAGTGGTATGAGCAATCAGCTCGCAAAGATTTTGCACCTGCACTTTACCGCATGGGCAACATGAATGAGAAGGGGCTTGGTATGCCCCGCGATCTCAACAAGGCAATCGACTGGTATCAAAAGGCGGCAAAACAGGGCAACGCAAATGCGATGCATAACCTCGCCGTCCTGTTTGCCTCCGGTGCCAACGGCAAACCTGAAAATACGTCTGCCGTTCGTTGGTTTAACGAAGCAGCAGAACTCGGTGTGAAGGATAGCCAATACAATCTTGGTATTCTCGCAGCTCAGGGTCTTGGGACGCCGGTTAATCTGGAAGAAAGCTATAAGTGGTTTGCACTTGCTGCCAAGTCTGGCGACAAGGATGCGGCCGACAAGCGCGATCAGATTGGTGCAGCTCTTAGGCCGGATCAGCTTGAACGTGCGAAGGGCTCAGTCGAACTCTGGAAAGCCAAGCCAATAGATGAGGCTGCCAACGCGCTCACCATTCCGCAAAACTGGTCGGATAGCGAACCAGTCGCTCAAGCTCCCGTCGATATGAAAAAGGCAGTTCGTAACATTCAGCTCATCCTTCAGAAGAGTGGATATGATGTGGGTAGTGCCGATGGCGTAATGGGAAACAAAACCCGCAATGCCATTGCTGAGATTCAAAAGGCAAATGGCCAGGAGCCGACAGGAGAAGTGAACCAGCAACTTGTTCAGTTGCTCCTCGAGAAGAACAAGTAA
- the pdeM gene encoding ligase-associated DNA damage response endonuclease PdeM, with translation MSTAVWGNGEAYSLAHAELRGVATVYDPSGALFLPDLHMLVVSDLHLEKGSSFARRGQLIPPYDTAATLDMLAAVIARYQPRTVVSLGDSFHDAKASDRLPSLYKIRLTSLMEQRDWFWITGNHDPDRPGDLPGECIAQLAIGPLTFRHIPLRDQSQGEVAGHLHPAARIVRKGRSVRRPCFASDGDRLIMPAFGAYTGALNVLDRAFRGLFVDARMRAYMLGQGKVYPIAHGTLVAG, from the coding sequence ATGAGCACAGCAGTTTGGGGAAATGGCGAGGCTTACAGCTTGGCGCATGCCGAATTGCGTGGTGTTGCGACAGTTTATGATCCTTCCGGTGCGCTTTTTCTACCGGATTTACATATGCTGGTCGTTTCTGATCTACACCTTGAGAAAGGTTCGTCTTTCGCTCGGCGTGGTCAGTTGATACCGCCTTATGATACCGCCGCCACGCTTGACATGCTGGCCGCGGTCATTGCGCGCTATCAACCGCGAACCGTTGTTAGTCTGGGTGACAGCTTCCACGATGCAAAGGCAAGCGATCGGCTGCCCTCGCTTTATAAGATCCGTCTCACATCACTAATGGAGCAGCGGGACTGGTTTTGGATTACCGGCAATCACGATCCTGATCGGCCAGGTGATTTGCCCGGTGAGTGTATTGCCCAACTGGCAATCGGTCCGTTAACATTTCGGCACATACCATTAAGAGACCAGTCACAGGGTGAGGTGGCAGGCCATCTTCATCCCGCCGCCCGGATTGTCCGCAAAGGGCGTTCAGTGCGCCGACCCTGTTTTGCGAGCGATGGTGATAGATTAATTATGCCGGCATTTGGCGCGTATACAGGTGCGCTCAATGTGCTGGATAGGGCGTTTCGCGGTCTATTCGTTGATGCGCGCATGCGCGCTTATATGCTGGGCCAGGGCAAAGTTTACCCGATTGCGCATGGCACGCTGGTTGCTGGGTAG
- a CDS encoding ligase-associated DNA damage response DEXH box helicase: MTLNLTPTLETAAFHLPDRFVKWFEGKGWSPRAHQLELLSRAEQGQSTLLIAPTGAGKTLAGFLPALVDLERRGSKSLSGKVSTDLSSAIASKKQGVHTLYISPLKALAVDIHRNLTIPVEEMRLDITIETRTGDTPAHKRQRQKLVPPDILLTTPEQLALLIAYKGAEQFFKGLRYVVLDELHSLVISKRGHLLALGLARLRRLQPQLQTIGLSATVAQPDELRRWLVEQDGTDPQSGLVTVDGGAKPEITILESEQRVPWAGHSSRYAIPDIYAAIRAHRTTLLFVNTRSQAEMLFQELWRVNEDTLPIALHHGSLDASQRRKVEHAMAANTLRAVVATSTLDLGIDWGDVDLVIHVGAPKGASRLAQRIGRANHRMDEPSRAILVPANRFEVMECRAALDANYLGAQDTPTLIDGALDVLAQHVLGMACAEPFSADALYREVQSAAPYANLTRNTFDKILDFVATGGYALKTYERFAKIRKTVDGTWRVSNPRIAQQYRLNIGTIVEAPELNVRLTRSGKGANARGGRVLGRIEEYFLETLTPGDTFLFAGKVLRFEGIRENECMASNAAGQDAKIPIYAGGKFPLSTYLASQVRAMLADRTRWQFLPEQVREWLDVQAVKSVLPRTDELLIETFPKGGRFYMVAYPFEGRLAHQTLGMLLTRRLERMGAHPLGFVATDYSLGLWGLKDMGAMISPGRLSLTRLFDEDMLGDDLEAWLDESYLLKRTFRNCAVISGLIERRHPGQEKTGRQVTVSTDLIYDVLRTHEPDHILLQATRADAATGLLDIKRLGDMLARVKGHLLHKPLARISPLALPVMLEIGRERVAGEGDDMLLEEAADDLIREAIG; the protein is encoded by the coding sequence GTGACTCTGAACCTGACACCCACTCTCGAGACTGCCGCCTTTCATTTGCCAGACCGTTTTGTAAAATGGTTTGAAGGTAAGGGATGGTCGCCGCGCGCCCATCAGCTGGAGTTGCTATCGCGCGCCGAACAGGGACAGTCCACGCTGCTGATTGCGCCCACTGGTGCTGGTAAAACGCTGGCAGGCTTTCTGCCTGCGTTGGTCGATCTGGAGCGAAGAGGAAGTAAATCACTTTCAGGAAAAGTGAGCACCGATCTTTCATCCGCGATTGCGTCTAAAAAACAAGGTGTGCACACGCTCTATATTTCGCCGCTGAAGGCACTTGCGGTTGATATTCATCGCAATTTGACTATTCCGGTCGAGGAAATGAGGCTCGACATTACGATTGAGACCAGGACTGGCGACACACCTGCACATAAGCGCCAGCGCCAGAAGCTAGTCCCGCCTGACATTCTTCTGACAACGCCTGAACAGCTCGCGCTGCTCATTGCCTACAAAGGGGCCGAGCAGTTTTTCAAAGGTCTGCGTTATGTGGTGCTTGATGAGCTGCACTCGCTGGTCATTTCCAAACGCGGCCATTTGCTTGCGCTCGGGCTTGCACGTTTGCGCCGTCTGCAACCGCAACTGCAAACAATTGGACTTTCTGCAACTGTTGCACAGCCAGATGAGTTGCGTCGCTGGCTCGTCGAACAGGATGGTACCGATCCACAGTCTGGTCTTGTCACAGTTGATGGCGGTGCCAAGCCTGAAATTACGATTTTAGAATCTGAGCAGCGGGTTCCCTGGGCCGGGCATTCTTCGCGCTACGCTATCCCGGACATTTATGCGGCTATCCGTGCCCACCGCACGACGCTGCTGTTCGTCAATACCCGAAGCCAAGCCGAAATGCTCTTTCAAGAACTTTGGCGTGTCAACGAAGATACATTGCCAATTGCGCTGCATCACGGCTCGCTTGACGCCAGTCAGCGCCGCAAGGTGGAACATGCAATGGCTGCCAATACGTTGCGGGCGGTCGTCGCAACCTCGACACTTGATCTTGGTATCGACTGGGGGGACGTGGATCTTGTCATTCATGTTGGAGCGCCAAAGGGAGCAAGCCGTCTTGCTCAACGCATTGGTCGTGCCAACCATCGTATGGATGAGCCAAGCCGCGCTATTCTTGTGCCTGCCAATCGTTTTGAAGTGATGGAGTGCCGCGCTGCGCTCGACGCCAATTATCTCGGTGCGCAGGATACGCCAACGCTGATTGATGGAGCGCTGGATGTTCTCGCGCAGCATGTGCTGGGAATGGCCTGTGCTGAGCCTTTTAGCGCTGATGCGCTCTACAGGGAAGTGCAGAGTGCGGCGCCTTATGCAAACCTTACACGCAATACGTTTGATAAAATCCTCGATTTCGTTGCGACTGGTGGCTATGCGCTCAAAACCTATGAACGCTTTGCCAAGATCCGCAAGACTGTCGATGGTACGTGGCGGGTTTCAAATCCCCGTATCGCTCAGCAGTATCGCCTGAACATTGGCACGATCGTCGAAGCGCCTGAATTGAATGTCCGGCTCACCCGTAGCGGCAAAGGAGCCAATGCGAGAGGTGGTCGCGTTCTCGGACGCATCGAGGAATACTTCCTTGAAACGCTGACGCCTGGAGACACATTTTTGTTTGCAGGTAAGGTGTTGCGGTTTGAAGGCATTCGCGAGAACGAATGTATGGCTTCCAATGCTGCGGGACAGGATGCAAAAATCCCCATCTATGCCGGTGGGAAATTCCCGCTTTCCACTTATCTGGCGTCGCAGGTGCGCGCGATGTTGGCGGATCGTACACGCTGGCAGTTTCTGCCAGAACAGGTGCGTGAATGGCTGGACGTGCAAGCGGTCAAGTCCGTTTTACCCCGAACAGACGAGTTGTTGATTGAAACGTTCCCTAAAGGCGGTCGATTTTATATGGTCGCCTATCCTTTTGAGGGCAGACTTGCCCATCAGACACTCGGTATGTTGCTAACCCGTCGTCTCGAACGCATGGGCGCGCATCCGCTTGGTTTTGTTGCCACCGACTACTCGTTGGGGCTTTGGGGTCTCAAAGACATGGGAGCGATGATAAGCCCCGGCAGATTAAGTCTGACGCGGCTTTTTGATGAAGATATGCTTGGCGATGATCTCGAGGCATGGCTTGATGAAAGCTATCTTTTGAAGCGTACCTTCCGCAATTGTGCCGTGATCTCGGGGCTAATTGAACGTCGACATCCGGGGCAGGAGAAAACCGGTCGCCAGGTTACGGTTTCGACTGATCTCATTTATGACGTCCTGAGGACCCATGAGCCGGACCACATTTTGCTACAGGCGACACGCGCTGATGCTGCGACCGGACTTTTGGACATCAAGCGTCTTGGGGACATGCTGGCGCGTGTAAAAGGGCATTTGCTGCATAAGCCGTTGGCGCGTATTTCTCCCCTGGCATTGCCTGTCATGCTTGAAATTGGTCGCGAACGTGTGGCAGGTGAGGGTGACGATATGCTGCTTGAAGAAGCAGCCGACGATCTGATCAGAGAAGCGATAGGATGA